From a single Coriobacteriaceae bacterium genomic region:
- a CDS encoding fructose-specific PTS transporter subunit EIIC encodes MKIVGVAACTVGIAHTYMAQKAIQDECAARGIECKVEAQGGLGIENELTQEDVDSADLVLESVDVGVENEDRFEQKMAEGKFLKVGTSDVIADPVKIIDQAVEIIKATGGAVDAPKAEAKAEKKAVSAAPQAPTPASKQSIFADPGKTLLNAFNTGVSYFIPIVVIGGVFLAFSLASGTAGANGMEVTNPLMVSLNTIGMAGISMMIPVLAAYISYSMAGKPALAPGFVLGYLVNNAVVTPNGNSVSTGFLGAMIMAVICGYFVRWMKTWKVNNTIQTIMPILIIPILTSLVLGMAYIYILATPLGFVMDWLTGVLGSLQGGSAVVLGLVIGVMTAFDMGGPINKTASTFTMAIMASGIYGPNGMFRVAVAVPPIACGLAALIAKNKFDDADRQMGISALFMGCIGITEGAIPFAVKDLGHTLPGICIGSAVGAALAAFQGIDCYVPHGGFIVALATNNVALFCLDIVIGAVVAAAILIAMKPTLDKQAK; translated from the coding sequence ATGAAGATCGTAGGCGTTGCCGCCTGTACCGTGGGTATCGCCCACACGTATATGGCCCAGAAGGCGATTCAGGATGAATGCGCCGCTCGTGGCATCGAGTGCAAAGTCGAGGCTCAGGGTGGCTTGGGTATCGAGAACGAGCTGACGCAGGAAGACGTGGATTCCGCCGACCTGGTGCTCGAGTCCGTCGACGTGGGCGTCGAGAACGAGGATCGTTTTGAGCAGAAGATGGCCGAGGGCAAGTTCCTGAAGGTCGGCACCTCGGATGTAATCGCCGATCCGGTAAAGATCATCGACCAGGCCGTTGAGATCATCAAGGCGACGGGTGGCGCCGTTGACGCGCCCAAGGCCGAGGCCAAGGCAGAGAAGAAGGCCGTCTCCGCTGCCCCGCAGGCCCCGACACCGGCGTCCAAGCAGTCTATCTTTGCCGATCCTGGTAAGACGCTGCTCAATGCATTCAATACCGGCGTTTCCTATTTTATCCCCATCGTCGTTATCGGCGGCGTGTTCCTCGCCTTCTCGCTGGCATCCGGTACCGCCGGCGCCAACGGCATGGAGGTTACGAACCCGCTGATGGTGAGTCTTAACACCATTGGCATGGCCGGCATCTCCATGATGATCCCGGTGCTTGCGGCATACATCTCCTACTCGATGGCCGGCAAGCCCGCGCTCGCCCCCGGTTTTGTCCTGGGCTACCTGGTCAACAATGCGGTCGTTACCCCTAACGGCAACAGCGTTTCGACCGGCTTCTTGGGCGCCATGATCATGGCAGTTATCTGCGGCTACTTTGTCCGCTGGATGAAGACCTGGAAGGTCAACAACACCATCCAGACCATCATGCCCATCCTGATCATCCCGATTCTGACCTCGCTTGTCCTGGGCATGGCCTATATCTACATCCTGGCCACGCCGCTTGGCTTTGTGATGGACTGGCTTACCGGCGTGCTCGGTAGCCTGCAGGGCGGCTCCGCAGTTGTCCTGGGTCTGGTCATTGGCGTTATGACCGCCTTCGATATGGGTGGCCCCATCAACAAGACCGCCTCGACCTTCACCATGGCCATCATGGCCTCCGGTATCTACGGTCCTAACGGTATGTTCCGCGTCGCCGTCGCCGTTCCCCCGATCGCCTGTGGCCTCGCTGCGCTCATCGCCAAGAACAAGTTCGATGACGCCGACCGTCAGATGGGCATCTCCGCGCTGTTCATGGGCTGCATTGGTATTACCGAGGGCGCTATCCCCTTTGCGGTCAAGGACCTCGGTCACACCCTTCCCGGCATTTGCATCGGCTCTGCCGTGGGTGCGGCGCTTGCCGCCTTCCAGGGTATCGACTGCTACGTCCCGCACGGTGGCTTTATCGTCGCCCTTGCCACCAACAACGTCGCGCTGTTCTGCCTGGACATCGTGATTGGCGCCGTGGTCGCCGCTGCAATCCTGATTGCCATGAAGCCCACGCTCGACAAGCAGGCCAAGTAA
- a CDS encoding class II D-tagatose-bisphosphate aldolase, non-catalytic subunit, protein MSNLTIRQAVQGMLKLQDSGDHATMVGIGPMSPNLIQAVFELAKDEDFPPMFIASRNQVDMDEMGAGYVNGWDQTRFAADIKKVADEVGYTGPYYLCRDHGGPWQRDEERNAHLPEDEAMELARKSFVADMEAGFDLLMVDPTKDPYQIGKVIPLDVVLRRTIDLIDYLEQYRREHNLPEVAYEVGTEETNGGLTSTDKYEEFISQLQPELEKRGCPMPTFIVGQTGTLTRWTEQVGHYNFKNARELADMAKRYGVGLKEHNADYLDDATLLEHIPAHVTASNVAPQYGTEETRAYLKLCATEQILVDNGLCGDPSDLYHTLLVKAIKTERWRKWMTGDDVNLQVDDILADDELSLKILDVSGHYAFNDPEVKEQVEKLYRNLAAQDIDGKRFVIEHIKRPIKQYVVGLNLKGVTSRIEKALEN, encoded by the coding sequence ATGTCCAACCTCACCATCCGTCAGGCCGTTCAGGGCATGCTCAAGCTGCAGGATAGCGGCGATCACGCAACCATGGTCGGCATTGGCCCCATGAGCCCCAACCTGATTCAGGCCGTGTTCGAGCTTGCCAAGGACGAGGATTTCCCGCCCATGTTTATCGCCAGCCGCAACCAGGTCGATATGGACGAGATGGGCGCCGGCTACGTCAACGGTTGGGACCAGACGCGCTTTGCCGCCGACATCAAAAAGGTCGCCGACGAGGTGGGTTACACCGGTCCGTACTACCTGTGCCGCGATCACGGCGGTCCGTGGCAGCGCGACGAGGAGCGTAACGCCCACCTGCCCGAGGACGAGGCCATGGAGCTCGCCCGCAAGTCCTTCGTCGCCGACATGGAGGCAGGCTTTGACCTGCTGATGGTCGACCCCACCAAGGACCCCTATCAGATCGGCAAAGTTATTCCGCTCGACGTGGTGCTTCGCCGCACGATCGATCTTATCGACTACCTTGAGCAGTACCGTCGCGAGCATAACCTGCCCGAGGTTGCCTATGAGGTCGGTACCGAGGAGACCAATGGCGGCCTGACCTCCACCGACAAGTACGAGGAGTTCATTTCTCAGCTGCAGCCCGAGCTCGAGAAGCGCGGCTGCCCCATGCCCACCTTTATCGTCGGTCAGACCGGTACGCTCACCCGTTGGACCGAGCAGGTCGGCCATTACAACTTCAAGAACGCCCGCGAGCTCGCCGACATGGCCAAGCGCTACGGCGTGGGCCTGAAGGAGCACAACGCCGACTACCTGGACGACGCGACGCTGCTCGAGCACATCCCGGCACACGTGACCGCTTCCAATGTCGCCCCTCAGTACGGCACCGAGGAGACCCGCGCTTACCTCAAGCTCTGCGCTACCGAGCAGATTCTGGTCGACAACGGCCTGTGCGGCGATCCCTCCGACCTGTATCACACGCTGCTGGTCAAGGCTATCAAGACCGAGCGCTGGCGCAAGTGGATGACCGGCGACGATGTCAACCTGCAGGTTGACGACATTCTGGCCGACGACGAGCTCAGCCTGAAGATTCTGGATGTCTCCGGCCACTACGCGTTCAACGATCCCGAGGTCAAGGAGCAAGTCGAGAAGCTCTACCGCAACCTCGCTGCCCAGGACATCGACGGCAAGCGCTTTGTGATCGAGCACATCAAGCGCCCGATCAAGCAGTACGTCGTCGGCCTTAACCTCAAGGGCGTCACGAGCCGCATCGAGAAGGCTCTCGAGAACTAG
- the fsa gene encoding fructose-6-phosphate aldolase, which yields MKFFIDTANLDEIAEAKSWGCLAGVTTNPSLYAKTGGKLADFEPHMLKIAELCEGLPVSAESTATTAEGMIEEGKRLAALAPNIVVKLPVCEAGLAACRALADAGVRVNMTLVFSPTQALMAANAGARYISPFVGRFDDIAEDGISQLDNVVTCIKNYDWTGKNVDDTVEIITASVRTPNHVTQAALLGADIATVPMAALKKCLHHPLTDQGLASFEADWQKVVAQA from the coding sequence ATGAAGTTCTTTATCGATACCGCCAACCTTGACGAGATTGCTGAGGCCAAGAGCTGGGGCTGCCTGGCCGGTGTTACCACCAATCCGTCCCTGTACGCCAAGACCGGCGGTAAGCTCGCCGACTTTGAGCCCCATATGCTCAAGATTGCCGAGCTCTGCGAGGGTCTGCCCGTGTCTGCCGAGTCTACCGCCACCACGGCCGAGGGCATGATCGAGGAGGGCAAGCGCCTTGCCGCCCTTGCCCCCAACATTGTGGTCAAGCTCCCCGTCTGCGAGGCCGGCCTCGCCGCCTGCCGCGCGCTGGCCGATGCGGGCGTGCGTGTCAACATGACGCTCGTCTTCTCACCGACGCAGGCCCTTATGGCCGCCAACGCCGGTGCCCGCTACATCAGCCCGTTTGTCGGACGCTTTGACGACATCGCCGAGGACGGCATCTCGCAGCTCGACAATGTTGTGACCTGCATCAAGAACTATGACTGGACCGGCAAGAACGTCGACGACACCGTCGAGATTATCACCGCTTCGGTCCGCACGCCCAACCACGTGACCCAGGCGGCTCTTCTTGGCGCCGACATCGCGACCGTGCCCATGGCCGCTCTCAAGAAGTGCCTGCATCACCCGCTGACCGACCAGGGCCTTGCCTCGTTCGAGGCTGACTGGCAGAAGGTCGTCGCTCAGGCTTAA
- a CDS encoding transketolase, translating to MTNQELAKVANEVRKGVVTAVHAAKSGHPGGSLGAADIMTYLYFEEMNIDPADPHKADRDRFVLSKGHAAPGLYSVLANRGYFPVEELETLRHIGSRLQGHPNMNDTPGIDMSTGSLGQGISAAVGMALAAKHWGDGYRVYTLLGDGECEEGQVWEAAMFAGNHALDNLVAVVDHNGLQIDGTIDEVNSAMPLADKFRAFKWHVIELADGNDMAQIEAAFAEAREVTGAPVAIIAETVKGKGVSFMENQVGWHGKAPNDEQFEQAMAELAAAGEEL from the coding sequence ATGACCAACCAGGAGCTGGCGAAGGTCGCCAATGAGGTCAGGAAGGGTGTCGTGACTGCGGTTCACGCGGCCAAGTCGGGACACCCGGGTGGATCGCTCGGTGCTGCCGACATCATGACGTATCTGTACTTTGAGGAAATGAATATCGATCCTGCCGACCCTCACAAGGCCGATCGCGATCGCTTTGTGCTCTCCAAGGGTCACGCGGCGCCGGGCCTGTATTCGGTGTTGGCAAATCGCGGCTATTTTCCCGTCGAAGAGCTCGAGACGCTCCGTCATATCGGCAGCCGACTGCAGGGCCATCCCAACATGAACGACACCCCGGGCATCGATATGTCCACCGGATCGCTCGGTCAGGGCATCTCTGCTGCAGTTGGAATGGCGCTTGCCGCTAAGCACTGGGGCGACGGCTACCGTGTCTACACGTTGCTGGGCGACGGTGAGTGCGAGGAAGGCCAGGTGTGGGAGGCGGCCATGTTTGCCGGCAACCATGCGCTCGACAATCTTGTTGCCGTCGTCGACCACAACGGCTTGCAGATTGACGGCACGATCGATGAAGTCAACTCGGCCATGCCGCTCGCTGACAAGTTCCGCGCCTTTAAGTGGCATGTGATCGAGCTAGCCGATGGCAACGACATGGCGCAGATTGAGGCGGCTTTCGCCGAGGCTCGCGAGGTGACCGGCGCGCCCGTCGCCATCATCGCCGAGACGGTGAAGGGCAAAGGCGTCTCCTTTATGGAGAACCAGGTTGGCTGGCATGGCAAGGCGCCCAACGATGAACAGTTTGAGCAGGCCATGGCCGAGCTCGCAGCAGCAGGGGAGGAGCTCTAA
- a CDS encoding transketolase family protein codes for MADVKKVATRVSYGEALVELGNERDDFVVLDADLAAATQTGKFKAAHPGRFYDAGIAESNLMGLAAGIATTGHVAFASTFAMFAAGRAYEQVRNSIGYPHLNVKIGATHAGISVGEDGATHQCCEDIALMRTIPGMTVVVPADDVEARACVRAAYEFEGPVYMRFGRLATPVINDHEDYEFKIGRGVVVREGSDVTIIACGLMVAEALEAAEALAVDGIDAEVINMHTIKPLDERLVVASAKKTGRVVTAEEHSIIGGLGEAVASVLAEQHPVPMRRVGVRDVYGESGPAVDLLHKYGLDADGIEAAVRSVL; via the coding sequence ATGGCAGACGTCAAAAAAGTCGCCACGCGCGTTAGCTATGGCGAGGCGCTCGTCGAGCTGGGCAATGAGCGCGATGACTTTGTGGTTCTCGATGCCGACCTGGCCGCTGCCACGCAGACCGGTAAGTTTAAGGCCGCGCACCCTGGGCGCTTCTACGACGCCGGCATCGCCGAGAGCAACCTGATGGGTCTTGCCGCCGGCATCGCGACCACGGGCCACGTCGCCTTTGCGAGCACCTTTGCCATGTTCGCCGCCGGCCGCGCGTACGAACAAGTCCGCAATTCCATTGGCTACCCGCACCTCAACGTCAAGATTGGCGCCACGCATGCCGGCATTTCGGTGGGCGAGGACGGCGCCACGCACCAGTGCTGCGAGGATATCGCGCTCATGCGCACGATTCCGGGTATGACGGTGGTCGTCCCCGCCGACGATGTCGAGGCTCGCGCCTGTGTGCGCGCCGCCTATGAGTTTGAGGGGCCGGTTTACATGCGCTTCGGCCGCCTGGCAACACCGGTCATCAACGATCACGAGGACTATGAGTTCAAGATTGGTCGCGGTGTGGTCGTGCGCGAGGGGTCCGATGTGACCATCATCGCTTGTGGTCTTATGGTCGCCGAGGCGCTTGAGGCTGCCGAGGCGCTCGCTGTCGATGGCATCGACGCCGAGGTCATCAATATGCATACCATTAAACCGCTCGACGAGCGCCTGGTGGTCGCCAGCGCAAAGAAGACCGGTCGCGTGGTCACCGCCGAGGAGCATTCGATTATCGGCGGGCTTGGCGAGGCCGTTGCCTCAGTGCTCGCGGAGCAGCATCCAGTGCCGATGCGTCGCGTCGGCGTGCGCGATGTGTACGGTGAGTCCGGCCCTGCGGTTGATTTGCTGCATAAGTACGGTTTGGACGCCGACGGCATCGAAGCCGCGGTCAGGTCCGTGTTGTAA
- a CDS encoding PTS sugar transporter subunit IIA has protein sequence MGFVSANQVTIGHASASREDALHYLSEQAVELGFADDASAVEAAFIARENEAETGLVAGFAVPHAKSDAIHTPGVAVLKLAEPVEWPSFDGVPVDVALALYVPAGEAGTTHLRLLSKAAVMLMDAGFRDKVRASTDPVEIAELINSGLED, from the coding sequence ATGGGATTTGTATCTGCCAACCAGGTGACGATTGGACATGCATCGGCCTCACGCGAGGACGCGCTGCATTATTTGTCCGAGCAGGCTGTTGAGCTTGGCTTTGCCGATGACGCGTCCGCTGTTGAAGCCGCGTTCATTGCTCGCGAAAACGAGGCCGAGACTGGCCTCGTCGCCGGGTTTGCCGTTCCGCATGCCAAGAGCGATGCGATTCATACGCCGGGTGTGGCCGTGCTCAAACTGGCCGAGCCCGTTGAATGGCCGAGCTTTGATGGCGTACCCGTCGATGTTGCGCTCGCGCTGTACGTGCCCGCCGGCGAGGCTGGAACCACGCACCTGCGTCTGCTCTCCAAGGCTGCCGTGATGCTGATGGACGCCGGTTTCCGTGACAAGGTGCGCGCGAGCACCGATCCCGTTGAAATTGCGGAGCTCATCAATAGCGGACTCGAAGACTAG
- a CDS encoding ATP-dependent sacrificial sulfur transferase LarE: MFSDTTAPAKELQDKLAELEQLLLAYGRVAIGFSGGVDSSFLAAVCARIMPASTLLVHLTTPLIGTPEQASFERSVDGQTNEEPHFKLPVLNLSVDQLQLPQVACNDANRCYHCKHAGFTAIVNHAKSLGFPTVIDGSNASDRGDYRPGMRAAEELGVRSPLMEVGFTKNEERELLRAWGYPVWNLPAGACLATRVPTGEELTREKVDLIRACEDYLHELGLAQVRARLVGGCMHIEAAPADVAKIAALGGATVDGGGKTPLPAAIESALRELGCGHISPEVTPYIHGNMNL, from the coding sequence ATGTTTTCAGACACCACCGCACCTGCAAAGGAGCTTCAGGACAAACTCGCAGAGCTCGAGCAGCTGCTTTTGGCATACGGACGCGTTGCCATCGGCTTTTCCGGCGGCGTCGACAGCAGCTTTTTGGCCGCGGTCTGCGCCCGCATCATGCCTGCCAGCACGCTTCTCGTCCACCTCACCACGCCGCTCATCGGCACGCCTGAACAGGCTTCGTTTGAGCGATCCGTTGACGGGCAAACCAATGAGGAGCCGCACTTTAAGCTCCCTGTGCTCAATCTTTCGGTCGATCAGTTGCAGCTCCCCCAAGTAGCCTGCAACGACGCCAATCGCTGCTACCACTGTAAGCACGCCGGCTTTACCGCTATCGTCAACCACGCCAAGTCGCTCGGCTTTCCCACCGTCATCGACGGCAGCAATGCAAGCGATCGCGGTGACTACCGCCCTGGCATGCGAGCGGCAGAAGAGCTCGGCGTACGCTCCCCCCTCATGGAGGTCGGCTTTACCAAGAACGAGGAGCGCGAGCTGCTGCGCGCATGGGGCTATCCCGTTTGGAACCTGCCGGCGGGAGCCTGTCTTGCCACGCGCGTCCCCACGGGCGAGGAGCTTACGCGCGAGAAGGTCGATTTAATCCGCGCCTGCGAGGATTACCTGCACGAACTTGGCCTGGCGCAGGTTCGCGCGCGCTTGGTCGGCGGCTGCATGCATATCGAGGCCGCGCCCGCGGATGTCGCCAAGATCGCCGCCCTCGGCGGTGCTACCGTCGACGGCGGGGGCAAGACCCCGTTGCCCGCCGCCATCGAATCCGCGCTGCGAGAGCTGGGATGCGGCCACATCTCCCCCGAGGTCACCCCCTACATCCACGGCAACATGAACCTTTAG
- a CDS encoding HAD family phosphatase, protein MIKAVIFDMDGTLVDTERLGIKAWKAGTAELGVAIDEALIHQFIGRTLPDVMDILDKHYGSHETTEAVYVRHKEIRDEMVKTELELKAGAAECIDELLAAGYHVGLATSSRLATAERNLKMVGLFDKFETVTCGEDVVHGKPDPEMYLLACERAGFAPEECAVVEDSRNGCVSGITAGCHVFAVPDIVPLPQDVVDGCEAVLDTLFDLAAAVKAVR, encoded by the coding sequence ATGATCAAGGCTGTTATTTTTGACATGGATGGAACGCTGGTCGATACCGAGCGTTTGGGCATTAAGGCGTGGAAGGCGGGCACTGCCGAGTTGGGGGTCGCGATTGATGAGGCACTGATCCATCAGTTTATCGGCCGCACGCTACCCGATGTTATGGACATCCTCGACAAGCATTACGGCAGCCACGAAACCACCGAGGCAGTCTATGTCCGCCACAAGGAGATTCGCGACGAGATGGTCAAGACCGAACTGGAGCTTAAGGCCGGCGCCGCCGAGTGCATAGACGAGCTGCTGGCTGCGGGCTATCACGTGGGCCTTGCGACGTCATCGCGCCTCGCTACGGCCGAGCGCAACCTTAAGATGGTCGGCCTCTTTGACAAGTTTGAGACCGTGACCTGCGGCGAGGACGTTGTGCATGGCAAGCCCGACCCCGAGATGTACCTGCTTGCTTGCGAACGCGCGGGCTTTGCCCCCGAGGAGTGCGCCGTGGTCGAGGATTCGCGCAACGGCTGTGTCTCGGGCATCACGGCCGGCTGCCATGTCTTTGCTGTGCCCGATATCGTGCCGCTGCCGCAGGACGTGGTGGATGGCTGCGAGGCCGTGCTCGACACGTTGTTCGATCTGGCGGCGGCGGTCAAGGCCGTACGCTAG
- a CDS encoding LacI family transcriptional regulator, producing the protein MAKVKISDVAREAGVSLGTVSNALNHPEKLRPETLKLINETINRLGYLPNQSARQLAGGATKSFGLVLPRLDHGFSLQIASGAHNEARKHGYDLLIANADNDDILQDHYLRYFMGTQMSGVMVQPMASPDWHPAMTKMPVPIVHLDIHCSGPGYYVAADNEAQGRIIAELAIARGARHITVVGRAAFMQLTLRVLGIHKALALHPDIKIEVIDAGEWDTAADGYGIGSQIAERPADERPDFVVGLTDVLASGVVSALVDKGISVPGQVRVAGCDGNPLAWSGSVPLTTVAPPGYEIGRKGVQLLMEQIENKAPAKTKHIRVGSAARTVTAATTAEDINRQELVRPFLLERASTQANTQTDATAINLGAYL; encoded by the coding sequence ATGGCAAAGGTTAAAATCAGCGACGTCGCGCGCGAGGCCGGGGTTTCGTTGGGCACGGTTTCCAACGCGCTCAACCATCCCGAAAAGCTGCGCCCCGAGACCCTCAAGCTCATTAACGAGACCATCAATCGCCTTGGCTACCTGCCCAACCAAAGCGCTCGTCAGCTCGCGGGCGGCGCCACCAAGTCCTTTGGCCTGGTGCTCCCCCGTCTCGACCACGGTTTTTCGCTCCAAATTGCCAGCGGCGCCCATAACGAGGCCCGCAAGCACGGTTACGACCTGCTCATCGCCAACGCCGATAACGACGATATTCTCCAGGACCATTACCTGCGCTACTTTATGGGCACGCAAATGTCCGGCGTCATGGTTCAGCCCATGGCGTCCCCCGACTGGCACCCCGCCATGACCAAGATGCCCGTGCCGATCGTCCATCTGGACATCCATTGCTCCGGGCCCGGCTACTACGTAGCGGCCGACAACGAGGCCCAGGGTCGCATCATTGCCGAACTCGCCATCGCCCGCGGTGCACGCCATATCACCGTTGTGGGTAGAGCAGCATTTATGCAACTCACCCTGCGCGTCCTTGGCATTCATAAGGCGCTCGCCCTACATCCCGACATCAAGATCGAAGTCATTGACGCCGGCGAGTGGGACACGGCGGCCGACGGCTATGGTATCGGCAGCCAAATCGCCGAGCGTCCCGCCGACGAACGCCCCGATTTTGTCGTCGGTCTAACCGACGTGCTGGCCTCGGGTGTCGTTTCGGCACTGGTCGACAAGGGCATCTCTGTCCCCGGGCAAGTACGCGTAGCGGGCTGCGATGGCAACCCGCTCGCTTGGAGCGGATCGGTCCCGCTCACTACGGTAGCGCCCCCGGGCTACGAGATTGGCCGCAAGGGTGTCCAACTGCTCATGGAGCAAATCGAGAACAAGGCCCCGGCAAAGACCAAGCATATCCGCGTCGGCTCTGCAGCGCGCACCGTCACCGCAGCCACCACCGCCGAGGATATCAACCGCCAAGAATTGGTACGTCCGTTCCTACTGGAGCGCGCCAGCACCCAGGCAAACACCCAGACCGACGCTACGGCCATCAACCTCGGCGCGTATCTATAG
- the glmS gene encoding glutamine--fructose-6-phosphate transaminase (isomerizing) — MCGIVGYTGSDIAKNILVTGLKRMEYRGYDSSGVALEVGEGAAAHLDVIRRVGKVAGLESELSNIDSDATCGIGHTRWATHGKPSVVNAHPHTSCDGRIAIVHNGIIENFAELREELEGRGHHFKSETDTEVFAHLIEEAYAETHDLMASVREACTHVVGAYGLAAVCADEPGVIAVARKDSPIVVGVGETGSYVASDVIALIDATRDVVVLEDGQFAKLTPAGVEYTDEAGNVIEPKVTHIDWDLDMAEKGGYPDFMLKEIHEQPRVVRDTLVGRMTPAGELDIDELGLSLEELNDIDRVYVIACGTSYHAGLIAKNLIEGWARIPTEVEAASEFRYRNPIITPTTLVVAVSQSGETADTLAAIRDARIKGAKVFGITNVVGSPVARESDGVIYTKANKEIAVASTKSFIGQVVSLTLLALLLAQVKYRLTTKQTRMLFRELSDTAEQIQWILDTQTEAVHEAALVCKDAQSALFVGRGMGAAISYEGALKLKEVSYLHAEAYAAGEMKHGPIALIDPGFPVIAVATKSATYDKTVSNLMECKARGAKVIVVATEGDEEINKIADCIIRVPAVRDVFSPITASVPLQLLAREVAILRGCDVDQPRNLAKSVTVE, encoded by the coding sequence ATGTGCGGAATTGTCGGCTACACCGGCTCTGATATTGCAAAGAACATTCTGGTCACAGGCCTTAAGCGCATGGAGTATCGCGGCTATGACTCCTCGGGCGTCGCGCTCGAGGTGGGCGAGGGCGCCGCGGCGCACCTCGACGTTATCCGCCGCGTGGGTAAGGTCGCGGGTCTGGAGAGCGAGCTTTCCAATATCGATAGCGACGCAACCTGCGGTATCGGTCACACCCGTTGGGCCACTCACGGCAAGCCTTCCGTCGTTAACGCTCATCCCCACACCAGCTGCGACGGTCGCATCGCCATCGTCCACAACGGCATTATCGAGAACTTCGCCGAACTGCGCGAGGAGCTGGAGGGCCGCGGCCATCACTTTAAGAGCGAGACCGATACGGAGGTCTTCGCGCATCTGATCGAAGAGGCCTATGCCGAGACGCACGACCTGATGGCCTCCGTGCGCGAGGCTTGCACCCACGTGGTAGGCGCCTATGGCTTGGCCGCCGTGTGCGCCGACGAGCCTGGCGTGATCGCCGTTGCCCGCAAGGACTCCCCGATTGTGGTCGGCGTGGGCGAGACCGGCTCCTACGTTGCTTCCGACGTCATCGCGCTCATCGACGCCACCCGCGATGTCGTGGTGCTCGAGGACGGTCAGTTTGCCAAGCTTACGCCTGCGGGCGTCGAGTACACCGACGAGGCCGGCAATGTCATCGAGCCCAAGGTCACCCACATCGATTGGGATCTGGACATGGCCGAAAAGGGCGGCTATCCCGACTTTATGCTCAAGGAGATTCACGAGCAGCCGCGCGTCGTGCGCGACACGCTGGTTGGCCGTATGACGCCTGCCGGCGAGCTCGATATCGATGAGCTGGGCCTTTCGCTCGAGGAGCTCAACGATATCGACCGCGTGTATGTGATTGCCTGCGGCACCAGCTACCATGCCGGTCTCATCGCCAAGAACCTTATTGAGGGCTGGGCTCGCATTCCTACCGAGGTTGAGGCGGCTAGCGAGTTCCGCTACCGCAACCCCATCATTACGCCGACGACGCTCGTCGTTGCCGTGTCCCAGTCGGGCGAGACGGCCGATACCCTTGCCGCCATTCGCGATGCGCGCATCAAGGGCGCCAAGGTCTTTGGTATTACCAACGTGGTGGGCAGCCCCGTGGCGCGCGAAAGCGACGGCGTTATCTACACCAAGGCCAATAAGGAGATCGCAGTCGCCTCGACCAAGAGCTTCATCGGTCAGGTCGTGAGCCTCACGCTTTTGGCCTTGCTGCTGGCGCAGGTGAAGTACCGCCTGACCACCAAGCAGACGCGCATGCTGTTTCGCGAGCTTTCCGATACGGCCGAGCAGATCCAGTGGATCCTGGATACACAGACCGAGGCCGTGCACGAGGCCGCGCTTGTGTGCAAGGACGCGCAGTCTGCACTGTTCGTGGGTCGCGGCATGGGCGCCGCCATTTCCTACGAGGGCGCGCTCAAGCTCAAGGAGGTCAGCTACCTACACGCCGAGGCATATGCTGCCGGCGAGATGAAGCATGGCCCCATTGCCCTGATCGACCCGGGCTTCCCTGTCATCGCGGTGGCAACCAAGAGCGCAACGTACGATAAGACGGTGTCGAACCTCATGGAGTGCAAGGCGCGCGGCGCCAAGGTCATCGTCGTTGCTACCGAGGGCGACGAGGAAATCAACAAGATTGCCGACTGCATCATTCGCGTGCCGGCCGTCCGTGACGTGTTCAGCCCCATCACGGCGAGCGTTCCGCTGCAGCTGCTCGCCCGCGAGGTTGCCATTCTGCGCGGCTGCGACGTCGACCAGCCTCGTAACCTCGCGAAAAGCGTTACTGTCGAATAA